The Comamonas testosteroni genome contains the following window.
GACCAAACAGGCCATGGCCGACTTGGTGACGCAGTGCGAAGCCTGGGGCCTGGTCACGCGCGAGACCGACCCGCATGATGCGCGCGCCAGGCGCGTACGCTTCACCGATGCCGGTCTGGCCTGGTTGCAGGCTTTTCACGACGCCGTAAGCCAGGCCGAGGCCGAGTTTCGTGAAGCCGTGGGAGCGGATGTGGCCACCGTGGTCGCGCTGGGCCTGGAAGCCTATGCCGAAGGCTACTGAGATTCGACACCTGTAAGCGGCTGTCGAGAATTGCCCCGAACAGCCATGGGCCATCCCTACAATGGCAGCAAAAGTGCAAACAGGCACACATAACAAGCAGGAGACACACATGCGCATACTGATTGCCGAAGACGACCAGGTGCTGGCAGACGGCCTGCTGCGCACGCTGCGCAGCTCGGGCGCCGTCGTCAGCCATGTGGCCAATGGCAGCGAGGCCGATACCGCCTTGCTGACCAGCAGCGAATTCGATTTGCTGATTCTCGATCTGGGCCTGCCCAAGGTACACGGCCTGGAAGTGCTCAAGCGCCTGCGTGGGCGCGGCGATGCGCTGCCGGTGCTGATTCTCACGGCCGCCGATTCGATCGAAGAGCGCGTACAGGGCCTGGACTATGGTGCCGACGACTACATGGCCAAGCCGTTTGCGCTGTCCGAGCTGGAAGCGCGCGTGCGCGCCCTCACGCGTCGCGGCATGGGCGGCGCCAGCTCCACCATCAAGCACGGCCCGCTGGTCTATGACCAGACCGGCCGGGTCGCCACCATCGACGGCAAGATGGTGGAGTTGTCGGCGCGCGAGCTGGGCCTGCTGGAGGTGCTGCTGCAGCGCGCAGGCCGTCTGGTCAGCAAGGACCAGCTGGTGGAGCGTCTATGCGAATGGGGCGAGGAGGTGAGCAACAATGCCATCGAGGTCTATATCCACCGCCTGCGCAAGAAAATCGAGAAAGGCCCGATCCGCATCGCCACCGTGCGCGGCCTCGGTTATTGCCTGGAAAAGATAGCTCCCCCCTGAGCGGCTGCGCCTAGGCGGCCCCGCCGCTTCCCCCGAGGGGACGATGGCCTTTGCTGCGGGGCGGCCCTTGCTGGCCATCCCTGAGTTGGAATACGCCAGTTTTACAAGCATGAAAATCTTTCAGCGTGAGCAGCGATCCCTCTTTGGCGAGATCCTCGACTGGATGCTCACGCCACTGCTGCTGCTCTGGCCCGTGAGCCTGGCGCTGACCTGGCTGGTGGCCCAGGGCCTGGCCAACAAGCCCTTCGATCGCGCGCTGGAGTACAACGCCCAGGCCCTGGCCCAGCTGGTCATCGTTCAGCGCGGCAAGGTGCAGTTCAATCTGCCGCAGTCGGCCAGCGAGATCCTGCGCGCCGATGAATCGGACACGGTGTTCTTCCAGGTCAGCGGCACCAGGGGCGAATATCTGGCCGGCGAGCGCGACCTGCCCCGCCCACCCGCCGTCGACGAGGACACGCCCACCGGCTCGGTGCTGCTGCGCGATGAGGAATACAAGGGCATCGATCTGCGCGTGGCCTATATCTGGGTGCGCATGCCCCTGCCCGGCGAGCCCAACGCCCTGGTGCAGGTCGCGGAAACACGCGAAAAGCGCAGCGTGCTGGCCACGGAAATCATAAAGGGCGTGATGCTGCCGCAGTTCGTCATCCTGCCGCTGGCCGCCCTGCTGGTCTGGCTGGCGCTGGCGCGCGGCATCAAGCCGCTGCACCGGCTCGAAGAACGCATACGCGCGCGCAAGCCCGAAGATCTCTCGCCCATCAATCACAAGGATGTGCCGCTGGAGGTGGTGCCGCTGGTCGATTCGGTCAACGATCTGCTGCAGCGCCTGCACGACTCCATCGCCACGCAGAAACGCTTTCTGGCCGATGCGGCCCACCAGCTCAAGACCCCGCTGGCAGGCCTGCGCATGCAGGCCGACCTGGCCCAACGCGAGGGCACCAATACCGAAGATCTCAAACGCTCGCTGGCGCAGATCGGCCGCTCAAGCATGCGTGCCACGCATACTGTCAACCAGCTGCTGGCACTGGCACGGGCCGAGAGCGCCGTGCCCGCCATGCAGGGCTGCAACCTCGTGCGCATCGTCACCGACGTGGTGCAGGACTGCCTGCCGCGCGCCATGGACAAGCACATAGACCTGGGCTACGAGGGTGCCGGTGCCAGCACGCCCGGCGTCTGGCTCAACGGCAATGCCACGCTGCTGACTGAGCTGGTGCGCAATCTGGTGGACAACGCCATCAACTACACACCATCGACCAGCGAACAGCCAGGCATGGTCACCGTGCGCGTGCAGGCCGATCATTTCGGCCAGATCCTGCTGCTGCAGGTCGAGGACTCCGGCCCCGGCGTACCGCTGGGCGAGCGCGAACTGATCTTCCAGCCCTTTTACCGGGCACTGGGCTCCGAAGCCGACGGCTCCGGTCTGGGCCTGCCCATCGTCATGGAAATCGCCCGTCAGCATGGGGCGCAAGTGCTGCTGCAGGATGCCAGGCCCGGTCATGCCCCACCGGGGGCGCTGTTT
Protein-coding sequences here:
- a CDS encoding response regulator transcription factor translates to MRILIAEDDQVLADGLLRTLRSSGAVVSHVANGSEADTALLTSSEFDLLILDLGLPKVHGLEVLKRLRGRGDALPVLILTAADSIEERVQGLDYGADDYMAKPFALSELEARVRALTRRGMGGASSTIKHGPLVYDQTGRVATIDGKMVELSARELGLLEVLLQRAGRLVSKDQLVERLCEWGEEVSNNAIEVYIHRLRKKIEKGPIRIATVRGLGYCLEKIAPP
- a CDS encoding sensor histidine kinase — its product is MKIFQREQRSLFGEILDWMLTPLLLLWPVSLALTWLVAQGLANKPFDRALEYNAQALAQLVIVQRGKVQFNLPQSASEILRADESDTVFFQVSGTRGEYLAGERDLPRPPAVDEDTPTGSVLLRDEEYKGIDLRVAYIWVRMPLPGEPNALVQVAETREKRSVLATEIIKGVMLPQFVILPLAALLVWLALARGIKPLHRLEERIRARKPEDLSPINHKDVPLEVVPLVDSVNDLLQRLHDSIATQKRFLADAAHQLKTPLAGLRMQADLAQREGTNTEDLKRSLAQIGRSSMRATHTVNQLLALARAESAVPAMQGCNLVRIVTDVVQDCLPRAMDKHIDLGYEGAGASTPGVWLNGNATLLTELVRNLVDNAINYTPSTSEQPGMVTVRVQADHFGQILLLQVEDSGPGVPLGERELIFQPFYRALGSEADGSGLGLPIVMEIARQHGAQVLLQDARPGHAPPGALFTVRFKAMPGQQ